The Longimicrobium terrae genome segment GAGGGCGAGCGGCGCGAGGTGACGGTGCAGGTGGTCCGCATCCTCTTTCCCATGACGGGCGTGCTGGTGCTCAGCGCCTGGTCACTGGGGATTCTGAACAGCCACCGGCAGTTCTTTCTGTCGTACGTGGCGCCGGTGGCGTGGAACGCGGCCATGATCGCGACCATGTGGATCATGGGCCACGGCGCGGACGGGCGTACGCTGGTGGTGGCGCTGGCGTGGGGCGCGCTGCTGGGCGGCGTGCTGCAGTTCGTGGTGCAGATCCCGGGCGTGCTCAAGCTGGAGCGCTCGCTGAACATGCGGTGGGGAACGCACGTAGCCGGCGTCCGCGAGACGCTGCGCAACGCGGCGCCGGCCGTCATGGGGCGCGGCGTGGTGCAGATCAGCGCATGGATCGACGCGATGCTGGCGTCGTTCCTGGTGGTGGGCGCCGTGTCGACCATGCAGTACGCGATGACGCTGTACCTGCTCCCCATCAGCCTATTCGGCATGTCGGTGGCGGTGGCGGAGCTTCCGGAACTTGCGCGGCAGCGGTCCGGCGGCGCGGAGCAGCTTCGCGAGCGCGGGTCCGCGGCGCTGGAGCGCATCGCCTTTTACGTGCTTCCCAGCTTTGTGGCGCTGGTGGCGCTGGGTGATGTGGTGGTGGCGGGGCTGTTCCAGACCGGCGAGTTCACCCGCGAGTCCACGCTGATCGTGTACGTCACGACGGCGGGCTTCGCGACGGGGCTGATGGCGACCACGGCGTCGCGGCTGCTGTCGTCCACCTTCTTTGCGCTTCGCGATACGCGGACGCCGGCCCGCTACGCGACTGTACGCGTCGTCCTGTCGATCGTGCTGGGCGTGGTGCTCATGCTGCAGTTCGAGGGCGTGGATCTGGGCGGTGGATGGAAGGTCGGGCCGGGGCTGTTTGGCCACGTGCGGGTGGGCGGGCAGCCGCTGGGCGTGTTCGGGCTGGCGCTGGGGGCGGGGATCGCGGCGTGGGTGGAGTGGTGGCTGCTGAAGCGCTCGCTCAAGGCGAAGATCGGGCGCGTGGCGCCGCGGACGGCGTCGGTGGTGCGGATGGTAGCGGCCGCGGTGCTGGCCGCGGCCGGCGGATGGGCGCTGAAGCTGGCTTTTCCGGACCTGGGGCCGTTCCCGAGGGCGGTCGTAGTATGCGGCGCGTACGGGTTCCTCTACTTCGCGATCGCGGCCGCGCTGGGGCTGGAACAGGCCGGCGCCGTCTTCCGCCGTTTGCGCCGGATGATCGGGCGGTGAGCTGAACTGCCGTTTCACACGGAGGGCACGGAGGATACACGGAGGTCACGGAGGCAGGTCTCCGTGACCTCCGCCCGCGTTCGGGACGATGTATCTCGTTCTGCGCGGAGACATCCGCATGAAGGCACCCCCGCTTGTCATCCTGAGCGAACGGCGATGATGCCTTTCCGAGTGCGCCGGACCATGCAGCGAGTCGAAGGATCTTGCCACATGGTCCGCCCCGAGCGCCGAGGCCCCGAGTCTGATCCGCACCCCGCCTGCCGGCACTCCGCATCCACCGTGGCAAGATCCTTCGACTTCGCGCCAAGGTACGGCGTGTCGGACAGGCCGGCGCGGCGCTTCGCTCAGGATGACAAAGCCTTTGTGCGGGATGTGTTTACCGACGCACGTGATCACGTCGATCCACCGATTTCTGGACAGGCGGACGCACGTGATCATGTCGATCCACACCGGCTCCTGGACGGGCGGACGCACATGATGACGTCGATCCACCACCCGAAGACCATCATCCCCGAAATCCACCGATGCACATGAACGACAACGATTTGCGGATCGCGGACGCGATGCGGCGGGCGTGCCTGGAGGCGGGGGAGAGCGCGTATGAGGACGCCGGGATTCGTGGCCTGTACGCCGACGGACGCTGGGAGGCCGCGCACGATGCCATCCGCCGCGTGGACCTGCACGCCGTCATCCGCGACGCCATCCGCGACGGTGGGCAGACGATCCGCTGAACGGCGCGCCTGTGACCGGAACGGCGTGTTCGGTGTATCATCCCATCCTGAACCGCACCCGTTCCGCCGTCCGCACGATCCGATGTCTGAACGCACCACCCATCTGGATTCCAAGCTCCGCACGCTCTCCACGCAGCCCGGCGTCTACCTGATGAAGGACGCCGAGGGCACGATCATCTATGTCGGAAAAGCCAAGTCTCTGCGCTCCCGCGTGCGGTCGTACTTTCAGAGCGGGGCGCAGCACGGCATCAAGACGCGCGAGATGGTGCGGCGGGTGGAGGACTTTGAGACGATCGTGGTCCGCAGCGAGGCCGAGGCGCTCATCCTTGAGAACAATCTGATCAAGGAAAACCGCCCGCGCTTCAACATCAACCTCAAGGACGACAAGACTTATCCGTACATCAAGGTGACGGATGAGGTGTTTCCCAAGGTTTTTGTCACCCGCACCCTGCGCAAGGACGGTAGCCGCTACTTTGGCCCGTACACCGACGTGCGGCGCATGCGGCAGTCGCTGGAACTGGTGAAGCGCCTGTACACCGTGCGCTCCTGCCACTACAACCTGCCCAAGGAAGCGCCGGCGCGGCCCTGCCTGGACTACCACATCGGCCGCTGCAAGGCGCCGTGCGTGGCGCTGCAGTCGCCCGAGGAGTACCGGGGGATGGTGGAGGAAATCGCGGAAGTGCTGGGCGGCCACACCAAGCTGGTGGCGCGGCGGCTGCGCGCGGAGATGCAGATCGCCGCGGGGGAGATGAACTTTGAGCGGGCGGCCGAGCTGCGCGACGCCGTTGGCCAGCTGGAGTCGCTGGAGCGCAAGCAGCAGGTGATGGACGTGTCCGGTGCCGATCGCGACGTGATCGGCTTTGCGCGCGATGGCGCGGAAGGATGCGGCGTGGTGCTGCAGATCCGCGAGGGCAAGCTGCTGGGACGCGAGGCGCAGTTCCTCACCAACCTGGGCGACGAGTCGGACGAGGACGCGGTGTCCGCGTTCGTGGCGCGCCTGTACGCGGAGCGCGTGACGCGCGACCCCGAAAGCGTGCCGCCGGAGATCTACTTTCCGCTGGACTTTCCCGACCGCCCCGTGCTGGAGCAGCTTCTGCGCGAGGCCGCGGGCCGCGCCGTGCGCCTGCACTGGCCGCAGCGCGGGGAAAAGCTGTCGCTCGTGGGCCTGGCGGACCAGAACGCGCGCCACATGCTGGAGGAGCGCAAGCTGATGGGCAACGCCGCCGCCGAACGGGCCCCCGACGCGCTGTACGAGCTGCAGGAAGTGCTTGAGCTGCCGATGGTTCCGCGCACGATGGTGTGCTTCGACATT includes the following:
- the murJ gene encoding murein biosynthesis integral membrane protein MurJ, translated to MSSDVPPRQDPLYDPDVTVEMGPDALKDAAFGADPVGEAAPGKPAEPAKGRTGNRGSMMVAAGILLSRIAGLVRQRVFAQYFGTSVYADVFNAAMRVPNFMQNLLGEGTLSASFIPVYAELLQEGKKEEAGRVAGAIFSLLLAVAGAMALIGVLFAPFLTTVFVPGFEGERREVTVQVVRILFPMTGVLVLSAWSLGILNSHRQFFLSYVAPVAWNAAMIATMWIMGHGADGRTLVVALAWGALLGGVLQFVVQIPGVLKLERSLNMRWGTHVAGVRETLRNAAPAVMGRGVVQISAWIDAMLASFLVVGAVSTMQYAMTLYLLPISLFGMSVAVAELPELARQRSGGAEQLRERGSAALERIAFYVLPSFVALVALGDVVVAGLFQTGEFTRESTLIVYVTTAGFATGLMATTASRLLSSTFFALRDTRTPARYATVRVVLSIVLGVVLMLQFEGVDLGGGWKVGPGLFGHVRVGGQPLGVFGLALGAGIAAWVEWWLLKRSLKAKIGRVAPRTASVVRMVAAAVLAAAGGWALKLAFPDLGPFPRAVVVCGAYGFLYFAIAAALGLEQAGAVFRRLRRMIGR
- a CDS encoding acetyltransferase; translation: MNDNDLRIADAMRRACLEAGESAYEDAGIRGLYADGRWEAAHDAIRRVDLHAVIRDAIRDGGQTIR
- the uvrC gene encoding excinuclease ABC subunit UvrC, with amino-acid sequence MSERTTHLDSKLRTLSTQPGVYLMKDAEGTIIYVGKAKSLRSRVRSYFQSGAQHGIKTREMVRRVEDFETIVVRSEAEALILENNLIKENRPRFNINLKDDKTYPYIKVTDEVFPKVFVTRTLRKDGSRYFGPYTDVRRMRQSLELVKRLYTVRSCHYNLPKEAPARPCLDYHIGRCKAPCVALQSPEEYRGMVEEIAEVLGGHTKLVARRLRAEMQIAAGEMNFERAAELRDAVGQLESLERKQQVMDVSGADRDVIGFARDGAEGCGVVLQIREGKLLGREAQFLTNLGDESDEDAVSAFVARLYAERVTRDPESVPPEIYFPLDFPDRPVLEQLLREAAGRAVRLHWPQRGEKLSLVGLADQNARHMLEERKLMGNAAAERAPDALYELQEVLELPMVPRTMVCFDISHTQGSETVASAVFFENGEPAKGEYRKLKIRGDWGNDDFASMHEAVTRWFRRRVEEGKPLPELAVIDGGKGQLSAARKALEALDIPQQPIVGLAKKEEELFLPGRSDSIRLPRRSQALRLLQRLRDEAHRFAITYNRKLRTQRTVRSELSLIPGVGPSRQKALLEKFGSMRNVAAASEAEIAALPGFGPSLARKVLEAVRPDAKGGAGQGTAAA